A stretch of DNA from Chionomys nivalis chromosome 22, mChiNiv1.1, whole genome shotgun sequence:
GTATGATGCAACCAACCTCTATGGAAAGAAAGGATGGAGCTGAGTCACCAACATAACTTTGAGGAACCAGAAAGGAGAAAATTCCTGAACACTGACTCACACACAGGCTTGACAACTTTAGTCAACTGTGTGTGATGTCTCAGTAGAATCTGGACAGTGTACCTATGAAGCTCGGAATACCTTTAGTAGGAATGCTGGAGTTGTTTCCTGCCTGTGACAATGTCCTAAGCATCTTCTCTAATCATGTATGTAATAAGCACAAGGGTGGTAGAGACTGTAAGTCTAAGAGCTCCAGCCCAGGGGATGTACGTcaattgcctagcatgcacagagtcTTGGGTTCATGACTTAACTAGGGGTGATAATGTATGCCTATGcctattaatcccagcacctaggaggtataggcagaaggttcaggagttcaaagtcatttgtTACacgtttgaggctaccctgggctacatgaatcTCTCTctaattaaagagagagagagagaaaagtcaaTAGCATAAGCTATGGAGTAAAATCAACTAGGTTACCAATTCCACCTCCACCACTCATCAGATCAACGACTATTCTATTTAACCACTTTCCCCCCTCATGCTCTCTTCTGGAAAATGGGAAAAACCTACCAAGAATTAAGCGAAGGACTAGATGACACATGAAAATCAATAGTTCAAGATTAGTTTGGCCCTTGTGTAcaatgccctgtctcaaaactaaataaacaatgAGTACATAATAAGCTTAAGTAGTagcttctgttattattttttgcaACATACTATTATTACACAATAGTAAAGCAtcaggaagactttttttttttttttttttggatgctaAATGCCTTTAGCATATCAGTCAGGGTAGGATGGTGTCAAGAAGGGATGAGGAAGGACttgctagagagagagagaaaaaaaatgatacatcCTAGGGCGGAAAGTGCTCCCTCGACTATTCATAGAACAACCTCAGCATAAAGCGGACTCAAGACCAGGTAGCAACTGGCCAGCCGGTCCTGGGACTTAACCCCGGGAAAAGGGAAACTGGGAAGGCCTGATAGACAGATGCAGCTGGCCTGCGGGTGAAGGGAAAGTAGTTAGCTGAACAGAGCAGCGAGGCGGGACCCAGACCAGGCAAAGCTCGAGACGTGGGCCTGGACGCTCGGACACCCGAGGTGTGGAGGCTGGGAAGGGCAGAGAAACTGTTCCCAGGCGACCACAGCATCTCCGCGGGGCTGGGGCATCTCGGGACGAGAAGGAAGCTAGGAGGAGAAAAGGCTGCGCAGTGCCTCGGAGtgagggacagaggggaggaaCCAAGTCCCACCGCCCCGAGGGAACTGACACGCAGACCCTGCACCAGTCCCCCGGGGCCCGGCGTGAGGGGAGGACCAGGACGGTTACCGGCGGAAACGGTCTCGGGGTGAGAGGTCACCCGAAGGACAGGCAGCTGCTGAACCAATAGGACCAAGGCACAGGGCGGATGCAGCCTCTCATTGGCGGTTGTTTAGACCGAGCAGTAGCCAATGAGTCAGCCCGGGGGGCGTAGCAATGACGTGAGTTGCGGAGGAGGCCGCTTCGAATCGGCGGCGGCCAGCTTGGTGTCATGGACCAATCAGCGGCCTCCAACGAGAAGCGCCTTCACCAATCGGAGGCCTCCACGACGGGGCTGGGGGCAGGGTATATAAGCCGAGTCGGCGACAGCATGCTTCACACTGGCCAGACAACACAGAGAGTAGCTCCCGGGTGTCCGCGGGCGTGAGAGTTGAGCGCCGCGGCCTGCTTCTTCCAGGCTTACGCTGAGCCTGCTTCACGGCTCCTCCCGACTCCGGATCGGAACGTTGTCGCGCTGCGAGGCTACAGCCTGTTGCTGCACGTCCGCGACTCCCGAGCGACCGCTGAGCGACTGGCCCACAGCGCCGGCAAGATGAAGTTCACTGTGGTGGCGGCGGCGCTGCTGCTGCTCTGCGCGGTGCGGGCCGAGGAGGAGGATAAGAAAGAGGATGTGGGCACGGTGGTCGGCATCGACTTGGGGACCACCTACTCCTGGTAAGTGGCGTTTTGAGGTGCGGGAGAGTGGGGCGTGGCCTCGGCCTGGCGTGAGAAAGTGAGGTGCTGATTTCCTTTTCTGTGGGGTTTTTCCGTCAGCGTCGGAGTGTTCAAGAACGGCCGCGTGGAGATCATAGCCAACGATCAGGGCAACCGCATCACGCCGTCGTATGTGGCCTTCACTCCCGAAGGCGAGCGTCTGATTGGCGACGCGGCCAAGAACCAGCTAACCTCCAATCCCGAGAACACGGTCTTCGACGCCAAGCGCCTCATCGGACGCACTTGGAATGACCCCTCGGTGCAGCAGGACATCAAGTTCTTGCCTTTCAAGGTCCGATACgggtttagtttttttgtttccCCGTTGAAGGGGGCGTCTAGGGTGGTGGGAATAAAGGGTTGCGACTAGgcggaaaaaaaaagactcaaacgGCTAAAAGGATGTGGTAGGGGTTTATGTAACGGTTTTAGATGTTGTCGTTTTTAGTATCATCATAAAACATAACACAGTGTTACAGTGTCTAAAAGTTGAAAGACAGACCAAATCTGGCGCTCTGTCACAGTACAGCGGTGCTTAGTTTAGTCAAGATCTTCCCAAGGGAGCAAAATGAATCAAGCTATGGGAGAGAGAAAATGGTgggttttttccctttaaagttTGTAGTGCCATTGTTTCCAGCTTTGGGGAAATTACCTTTCAATCATTCCGTACTCCAGGTGGTTGAGAAGAAAACCAAGCCATACATTCAAGTTGATATTGGAGGTGGGCAAACCAAGACATTTGCCCCAGAAGAAATTTCTGCCATGGTTCTTACTAAGATGAAAGAAACGGCTGAAGCGTATTTGGGAAAGAAGGTAAGTACAGGTGTGGGACGGTGTCAAGTGTTGAAGATTGCAGTTGCTCCTCCTGTTGGCTTAAGTAGGAAACCTTCCTGGTTTAAAATTTAAATCCAACTGGTAACAACTTTTGTCAGGGTTAATGATGTAGTGCTAGTCAGTTTTCACAAGTTACCATTTAATTCTGTTATAAATGTGtatggtgccgggcggtggtggcgcacgcctttaatcccagcatttgggaggcagagacaagcggatctttgtgagttcgagaccagcctggtctacagagctagttccaggacaggaaccaaagccacagagaaaccctgtctcgaaaaaccaaaaaaaaaaaaaaaaaaaaagtgtatggtTTGTGCCCTTATCAGTAAGCTGGCTTAGAAACTGACTAGTTGATAAGACAGGGAAGTAACAGAGTATACTTAAATTATCTTTCTTGTCTTCCTAGGTTACCCATGCAGTTGTTACTGTACCAGCCTACTTCAATGATGCCCAGAGGCAAGCAACCAAAGATGCTGGCACCATTGCTGGACTGAATGTCATGAGGATCATCAATGAACCGTAAGTGTTGGACTCGGGGCCAGGCTATTTGCTAAGCAGGGGGAAAGTGCACCTGACTAAgattttccctcctttctcattCTTACAGCACAGCAGCTGCCATTGCATACGGCCTGgataagagggagggagagaagaacatCCTTGTGTTTGACCTGGGTGGTGGAACCTTCGATGTGTCTCTTCTGACCATTGACAATGGTGTCTTCGAAGTGGTGGCCACTAATGGAGATACTCATCTCGGTGGGGAAGACTTTGATCAGCGGGTTATGGAGCACTTCATCAAGCTGTACAAGAAGAAAACTGGGAAAGATGTTAGGAAAGACAACAGAGCTGTGCAGAAACTCCGACGTGAGGTGGAAAAGGCTAAGCGAGCCCTGTCTTCTCAACATCAAGCAAGGATTGAAATTGAGTCCTTCTTTGAAGGAGAAGACTTCTCTGAGACCCTGACTCGGGCCAAATTTGAGGAGCTGAACATGGTATGCTCTTTGTCAGTGCTAATGAGATCTGCTTAGACTGTAGACTGTAGATCCCTGAATGCAGAACAACTAACTAAACAACATCAAGGTGTACAGTGGCACCATAGTaatcatgccttttttttttttggccaggacCTGTTCCGATCTACCATGAAGCCAGTCCAGAAAGTGTTGGAAGACTCTGATTTGAAGAAATCTGATATTGATGAAATTGTTCTTGTTGGTGGATCTACTCGAATTCCAAAGATTCAGCAGCTGGTGAAAGAGTTCTTCAACGGCAAGGAGCCATCCCGTGGTATAAACCCGGATGAGGCTGTAGCATATGGTGCTGCTGTCCAGGCTGGTGTCCTCTCTGGTGATCAAGATACAGGTAGGTCACTGCATCTTTCACGTGTTTGAGTAGTTTGGGAAGACTATGATCAGCTGTTGAAACAGAAAGCAGTAGGGTAGGAGCAGCGGGGCCACATAGCTGATGAAGGTACAGTGATGATAAGACTTGGTCCAGGTTTAGTTAAAATCATTAGCAGCTATTAATTCATTTGCCCTAAAGTGTTTATGGTTAGAACCTGGGCAAATGGCAGTGGGAGATTGCATGGCAGTGCTCTTAGGACTCTAATCAGAACCTAACCTGATTGATTTTCCTTTGCCAGGTGATCTGGTACTGCTTGATGTATGTCCCCTTACACTTGGTATTGAAACTGTGGGAGGCGTCATGACCAAACTGATTCCAAGGAACACTGTGGTACCCACCAAGAAGTCTCAGATCTTTTCCACAGCTTCTGATAACCAGCCAACTGTAACAATCAAGGTCTATGAAGGTAATTGCTTACATTCACAAATACTGTAAGCTTTGGATCTAACGATACATTGTTAAATGCCCAGGGAAAGAAGTATCTTCTGTAATTCAAATGTGAAGAGGTTGCTTAGTGCTGAATTTTAGATTCTCTACTTAACATTCTTGTCCACTGgcttttagaataaaaaaaaggacATAGTGCTTTTTAAGAAATGGAATTTGGTTAATAGTAGTAGTCTTTGCTCCCTCCCCATACACATACATTCTAACAGGCTGAAGTATAAGGATACCAGTGCACTAGGCTCGTTAATAACAAGTTTTTCCTGTTATTACTCTAGGTGAACGACCCCTAACAAAAGACAACCATCTTCTGGGTACATTTGATCTGACTGGAATTCCTCCAGCTCCCCGTGGGGTACCGCAGATTGAAGTCACCTTCGAGATAGATGTTAATGGCATTCTTCGAGTGACAGCTGAAGATAAAGgtacaggaaacaaaaacaaaatcacaattaCCAATGACCAAAATCGCCTGACACCTGAAGAGATCGAAAGAATGGTTAACGATGCTGAGAAGTTTGCTGAGGAAGACAAGAAGCTCAAAGAGCGCATTGACACCAGGAACGAACTAGAAAGCTATGCCTACTCTCTCAAGAACCAGATTGGAGACAAAGAAAAGCTGGGAGGTAAACTTTCCTCTGAAGACAAAGAAACCATGGAAAAAGCTGTAGAGGAAAAGATTGAGTGGCTGGAAAGCCACCAGGATGCCGACATTGAAGACTTTAAAGCTAAAAAGAAGGAGCTAGAAGAAATTGTTCAGCCTATTATTAGCAAACTCTATGGAAGTGCAGGCCCTCCCCCAACTGGTGAGGAAGATACATCAGAGAAAGACGAGTTGTAGGTGCACTGATCTGCAAGGGCTGTAATAATTGTAATTTACTGTAAATATTGTAATATTGTAAATACTGGACTCAGGAACTTTCGTTAGGAGAAAATTACATTCGAGACTTAGAAGTACTCAATTTTCTCCTGCCGAAAGTTCCTGAGTCCAGTATTTACAATATTTCACCTTGGAAATGTTCTATTTAACAATTGGGTCATGCACATCTGGTGTAGGAACTTTTTTCTACCATAAGTGACAccaataaatgtttgttatttACACTGGTCTAATTTTTGTGAAAACCTTATAAttatctgtcttttattttagATAACTAAAATTTAAGGCTGGATTCTCAGGTCTGCCTGTATATTGGGCAGGAAAGGGAGGGTGGAGGCTTGTGATTTGGGTGGTACCACTCCCTGGGAAATTTGTCTAGCTTTACAGCAAGGCAAAGGGTTTTGCTTTATGAAATGACCCTTGTCATTCCTAGTTCTCTTCAACATGATTGAAATCTTCCCCTTTGTAAAACTGCTTTCtgggtgtttttttgttgttccttGGTTTTGGTATTTCAAGACAAGATCTCTGTGTAACCATGCCTCTCAGAACTCACAttttaggccaggctggtctggaaccgtgtgtctcagcctcctgggtgctgggattaaaagtgtacaccgcTACTACCCTATCTGATTTTTATTGTTAAGTAATGCTGTGGGGCTATGGATTTTCTTATGAATTGGTGATGTGCcaggcttgtaattccagctgtGGCAAGAGAATACTCCAAGACCCGCCTAGGGAGCTGCGGCTGTCTGAAAAGATGCAAAGTGGATAGATACTCAGCAGTAGGGCACTGCTTTGCAAGTGTAAAGAAGCCCTGGTTTGATCCTCTGCTGGAGAAATTTTTTTGAGTAACCTGATGACTTACACGCTtggattttacttttctttgtggtGTCAAACCCATGGCCTGTCACTGGGTGGTATTTAGTTTGTGATTTATGATGTATAGTTTGAAAatgc
This window harbors:
- the Hspa5 gene encoding endoplasmic reticulum chaperone BiP, with amino-acid sequence MKFTVVAAALLLLCAVRAEEEDKKEDVGTVVGIDLGTTYSCVGVFKNGRVEIIANDQGNRITPSYVAFTPEGERLIGDAAKNQLTSNPENTVFDAKRLIGRTWNDPSVQQDIKFLPFKVVEKKTKPYIQVDIGGGQTKTFAPEEISAMVLTKMKETAEAYLGKKVTHAVVTVPAYFNDAQRQATKDAGTIAGLNVMRIINEPTAAAIAYGLDKREGEKNILVFDLGGGTFDVSLLTIDNGVFEVVATNGDTHLGGEDFDQRVMEHFIKLYKKKTGKDVRKDNRAVQKLRREVEKAKRALSSQHQARIEIESFFEGEDFSETLTRAKFEELNMDLFRSTMKPVQKVLEDSDLKKSDIDEIVLVGGSTRIPKIQQLVKEFFNGKEPSRGINPDEAVAYGAAVQAGVLSGDQDTGDLVLLDVCPLTLGIETVGGVMTKLIPRNTVVPTKKSQIFSTASDNQPTVTIKVYEGERPLTKDNHLLGTFDLTGIPPAPRGVPQIEVTFEIDVNGILRVTAEDKGTGNKNKITITNDQNRLTPEEIERMVNDAEKFAEEDKKLKERIDTRNELESYAYSLKNQIGDKEKLGGKLSSEDKETMEKAVEEKIEWLESHQDADIEDFKAKKKELEEIVQPIISKLYGSAGPPPTGEEDTSEKDEL